From Aricia agestis chromosome 1, ilAriAges1.1, whole genome shotgun sequence:
AGTACGCTTTAAATTCGGAGAATGGTAAATTCCTCACTGCGAATTCATCCTTGGGCGCCtaaaatagatattttaatatttttaaagaacaaaaataggaGTGGAAGTAGGAAACTGTAAACTataggtaaaaaaataaaattgtatagtaATGGAAACAGAATGCTTTACAGTTTGATCATACTTTTCAAGATCTCCTGAAAGCTGATGGATACACATCCATCAGCTTTCAGGAGATCAATACACAATCAATTTCAGAAGAATTGTACGTAAAATAGCGGGATGaatgtaaaatatgtaagtatacagACCTGGAAATATTGTTCAAACGAGTAATTCGGTTCGTCGTTCAAACCTTTGTGTCTCAATACAATTTTATAACCACTAAACTGACCCTGCCCGCGGCATAAAATTTGCAGCTTCGAGAAGCCAGTTAGGTCATACTTTCCAATAGCTCTAATTCCAGCGAATCCGGCACCGTTGGCTTGAGGGTTCAACAATGCGAAAAATATTGCTCGTCTAAATTCCTTATTTTGATGTAAAACGAATACAGCCTTCGACATTCCTACACTGCGAACCGTATCCGATTGTTCCTGCCACCCGTGGACGTCATCATCTTTGGTAAAGTCAAATAAAAATCGACCTTCTGCAATTGAAACATCATTGCTGAAATGGAAATTGATGTAGTTAgataattatgaatttatatgttatttttaaaattgttggaAAACTGGCATAGCACAGTTCCGATAGCAGAGCCATAAATGTGCTTGATGTGTGACAATCACGCATGTTTATAATGTTTTCGtatcataaaaatatcattattacttaatagtaaaagtaaacaatattttactaGCGGCCGGGTCCCATTAGATCATAGAATTATACTTAACGCATTATATCAGCTAAACCTGAATCAAAATAAAGCCGATTCGTGCGAGTTCTTAGTTGACGCAATTAATTAGAAATTAGTTAAATACccttggacataatattatttctatgtTATAAATCTCATTTACGTTGCGCGACAaagtttttattactattttaatacttatattttatacttattatcaCAACACAactaagtaagtaggtacttaagtaattttttacTCACCTGTTAGGACCACAAAAAACTAAGTGGTGTATTGATAAAACACtgaacaataaaaaaactaagatttttatattacacATCTTATACGACAAAACAACTACACCTAATGACTTGAATGAATTATTGGAACTGGAATGCTATTAAGAATGTAAGTATGTACAATAATATGTAGATACCGTAGTGTGTAAGTAACTATAAACAGTGTTGTTAGCCAAGTACTGACTTATCTGCGTCATTGTGCTAAAGAAACATTTGACATTCTTATCAGTAAATAATGATGTTAccgacataaattattatacctaGAGATTGGTGAAATGTTATAATAGTCCATACTTTGTAGCGTTTTAACTATAAGTACACAAAAGTGTACAGTTAGGGAACAGTGATCTTTAG
This genomic window contains:
- the LOC121739723 gene encoding uncharacterized protein LOC121739723 isoform X1 yields the protein MAFSDNESSEKSLNSLSNNIISEISNMCNDVSIAEGRFLFDFTKDDDVHGWQEQSDTVRSVGMSKAVFVLHQNKEFRRAIFFALLNPQANGAGFAGIRAIGKYDLTGFSKLQILCRGQGQFSGYKIVLRHKGLNDEPNYSFEQYFQAPKDEFAVRNLPFSEFKAYYRGKKVNNNETLDISQITSIGIQIYGGVYQPIKQRGPATLEIDWIKAS
- the LOC121739723 gene encoding uncharacterized protein LOC121739723 isoform X2 translates to MCNIKILVFLLFSVLSIHHLVFCGPNSNDVSIAEGRFLFDFTKDDDVHGWQEQSDTVRSVGMSKAVFVLHQNKEFRRAIFFALLNPQANGAGFAGIRAIGKYDLTGFSKLQILCRGQGQFSGYKIVLRHKGLNDEPNYSFEQYFQAPKDEFAVRNLPFSEFKAYYRGKKVNNNETLDISQITSIGIQIYGGVYQPIKQRGPATLEIDWIKAS